A single region of the Xiphias gladius isolate SHS-SW01 ecotype Sanya breed wild chromosome 17, ASM1685928v1, whole genome shotgun sequence genome encodes:
- the gdpd5a gene encoding glycerophosphodiester phosphodiesterase domain-containing protein 5 isoform X2 — MVKHQPLQVYEKQVFVSFVTGIYGCRWKRYQRSQDDSSRWECTWFIILCSSFLLLLFWAYFWLVAQNDFNEFNWSVYNRSGEWKDETIPILASTIVGFSYITFLLILALFHISLGQQLNLYWVHKIGVLATLLTAISGVVSVDDIWGDEWDILLVSLQSTAPFLHIGALATVTAIGWLVAGYVVRRERSNFQVMVLVSYIIILLAVCLAPFTFTCPCIMDRHSLKPRPDIIGRRGAPMLAPENTMVSFNRALQHGASSLEADVAISVDGVPFLMRDRTLRRTTDVSKVFPARQFDDASFFNWTEIRSLNAGQWFLESDPYWTVETLTARDRSRIGNQSVCSLVEMLRLAARANSSALLNIRKAPPEHPRHRSWFMDTLWAVQKAGISQKRVTWTPDSDRGRVRGLQQTTTEKLSVGEIRQRGITSLTLHYSKASHKDIQEYLANNVSVTVYPVNEPWLYSILWCSGVPSVSSDAPQVLRKVPYPIWLMSQSAYNFIWITSDLVSLAIVIGIFCFQKWRMSGMQNYNPEQIMLSAVVRRSSREVNIMKEKLIFSDLNNGLSSTEELSLYPENGYARYSHGGLSR; from the exons TGGGAGTGTACATGGTTCATCATCTTGTGCAGCTCTTtccttctgcttctcttttgGGCCTACTTCTGGTTGGTGGCTCAAAATGATTTCAATGAGTTCAACTG GTCAGTATACAACCGCTCTGGAGAATGGAAGGATGAGACGATCCCCATCCTCGCATCCACCATCGTGGGATTCAGTTACATCACATTCTTACTG attttagcTCTTTTCCATATATCCTTGGGCCAACAGCTGAACCTCTACTGGGTTCACAAG ATTGGAGTGTTGGCTACATTGCTTACCGCTATCTCAGGTGTTGTCTCTGTTGATGACATATGGGGAGATGAGTGGGACATCCTCCTTGTATCACTGCAG TCCACAGCACCATTCCTGCACATTGGAGCCCTGGCAACAGTCACAGCTATCGGCTGGTTGGTAGCTGGATATGTGGTCCGCAGAGAGAGATCCA ATTTCCAGGTGATGGTGTTGGTGAGCTACATCATCATCCTCCTGGCTGTCTGTTTGGCACCATTCACATTCACCTGCCCCTGCATCATGGACCGCCACAGCCTCAAACCTCGACCAGACATCATCGGTCGACGGGGTGCTCCTATG CTGGCTCCAGAAAACACCATGGTGTCCTTTAACCGAGCCCTGCAGCATGGAGCCAGCTCCCTGGAGGCTGACGTGGCTATCAG TGTGGATGGGGTTCCATTCCTCATGCGAGACCGCACATTGAGGCGAACCACAGATGTCAGTAAGGTCTTTCCAGCCAGACAGTTTGACGATGCCTCTTTCTTCAACTGGACAGAGATTCGCTCTCTAAATGCAGGCCAGTGGTTTTTGGAG AGTGACCCCTACTGGACAGTAGAAACCCTGACAGCGAGGGACCGCAGCAGAATAGGCAACCAGTCGGTTTGTAGTCTGGTGGAGATGCTGCGTCTGGCAGCCAGGGCCAACAGCTCCGCATTGCTTAACATCCGCAAGGCTCCACCAGAACATCCGCGCCACCGGAGCTGGTTCATGGATACGCTGTGGGCTGTGCAGAAAGCAGGGATTTCCCAGAAGCGG GTCACGTGGACCCCCGACAGCGACAGGGGGAGGGTGCGAGGGCTTCAGCAGaccacaactgagaagctgtcGGTGGGGGAGATAAGGCAGAGGGGTATTACAAGCCTGACCCTCCACTATAGCAAGGCCAGccacaaagacataca GGAGTATCTGGCCAATAACGTGAGTGTGACCGTCTACCCAGTGAATGAGCCCTGGCTCTACTCCATTCTGTGGTGTAGCGGGGTGCCTTCTGTGTCCTCTGATGCCCCTCAAGTCCTCCGAAAGGTGCCTTACCCCATCTGGCTCATG AGCCAGAGCGCTTACAACTTCATCTGGATCACTTCAGATCTAGTCTCCCTCGCCATAGTCATagggattttctgttttcagaa GTGGAGGATGAGCGGGATGCAGAACTATAACCCAGAGCAGATTATGCTGAGCGCTGTGGTGCGACGGTCCAGTCGGGAAGTCAACATCATGAAGGAGAAGCTAATATTCTCAG ATCTTAACAATGGGCTCAGCAGTACAGAGGAGCTTTCGCTGTATCCCGAGAATGGTTATGCGAGATACTCTCACGGCGGCCTCAGTCGCTGA
- the gdpd5a gene encoding glycerophosphodiester phosphodiesterase domain-containing protein 5 isoform X1, whose product MVKHQPLQVYEKQVFVSFVTGIYGCRWKRYQRSQDDSSRWECTWFIILCSSFLLLLFWAYFWLVAQNDFNEFNWSVYNRSGEWKDETIPILASTIVGFSYITFLLILALFHISLGQQLNLYWVHKIGVLATLLTAISGVVSVDDIWGDEWDILLVSLQSTAPFLHIGALATVTAIGWLVAGYVVRRERSNFQVMVLVSYIIILLAVCLAPFTFTCPCIMDRHSLKPRPDIIGRRGAPMLAPENTMVSFNRALQHGASSLEADVAISVDGVPFLMRDRTLRRTTDVSKVFPARQFDDASFFNWTEIRSLNAGQWFLESDPYWTVETLTARDRSRIGNQSVCSLVEMLRLAARANSSALLNIRKAPPEHPRHRSWFMDTLWAVQKAGISQKRVRTVTWTPDSDRGRVRGLQQTTTEKLSVGEIRQRGITSLTLHYSKASHKDIQEYLANNVSVTVYPVNEPWLYSILWCSGVPSVSSDAPQVLRKVPYPIWLMSQSAYNFIWITSDLVSLAIVIGIFCFQKWRMSGMQNYNPEQIMLSAVVRRSSREVNIMKEKLIFSDLNNGLSSTEELSLYPENGYARYSHGGLSR is encoded by the exons TGGGAGTGTACATGGTTCATCATCTTGTGCAGCTCTTtccttctgcttctcttttgGGCCTACTTCTGGTTGGTGGCTCAAAATGATTTCAATGAGTTCAACTG GTCAGTATACAACCGCTCTGGAGAATGGAAGGATGAGACGATCCCCATCCTCGCATCCACCATCGTGGGATTCAGTTACATCACATTCTTACTG attttagcTCTTTTCCATATATCCTTGGGCCAACAGCTGAACCTCTACTGGGTTCACAAG ATTGGAGTGTTGGCTACATTGCTTACCGCTATCTCAGGTGTTGTCTCTGTTGATGACATATGGGGAGATGAGTGGGACATCCTCCTTGTATCACTGCAG TCCACAGCACCATTCCTGCACATTGGAGCCCTGGCAACAGTCACAGCTATCGGCTGGTTGGTAGCTGGATATGTGGTCCGCAGAGAGAGATCCA ATTTCCAGGTGATGGTGTTGGTGAGCTACATCATCATCCTCCTGGCTGTCTGTTTGGCACCATTCACATTCACCTGCCCCTGCATCATGGACCGCCACAGCCTCAAACCTCGACCAGACATCATCGGTCGACGGGGTGCTCCTATG CTGGCTCCAGAAAACACCATGGTGTCCTTTAACCGAGCCCTGCAGCATGGAGCCAGCTCCCTGGAGGCTGACGTGGCTATCAG TGTGGATGGGGTTCCATTCCTCATGCGAGACCGCACATTGAGGCGAACCACAGATGTCAGTAAGGTCTTTCCAGCCAGACAGTTTGACGATGCCTCTTTCTTCAACTGGACAGAGATTCGCTCTCTAAATGCAGGCCAGTGGTTTTTGGAG AGTGACCCCTACTGGACAGTAGAAACCCTGACAGCGAGGGACCGCAGCAGAATAGGCAACCAGTCGGTTTGTAGTCTGGTGGAGATGCTGCGTCTGGCAGCCAGGGCCAACAGCTCCGCATTGCTTAACATCCGCAAGGCTCCACCAGAACATCCGCGCCACCGGAGCTGGTTCATGGATACGCTGTGGGCTGTGCAGAAAGCAGGGATTTCCCAGAAGCGGGTGAGGACT GTCACGTGGACCCCCGACAGCGACAGGGGGAGGGTGCGAGGGCTTCAGCAGaccacaactgagaagctgtcGGTGGGGGAGATAAGGCAGAGGGGTATTACAAGCCTGACCCTCCACTATAGCAAGGCCAGccacaaagacataca GGAGTATCTGGCCAATAACGTGAGTGTGACCGTCTACCCAGTGAATGAGCCCTGGCTCTACTCCATTCTGTGGTGTAGCGGGGTGCCTTCTGTGTCCTCTGATGCCCCTCAAGTCCTCCGAAAGGTGCCTTACCCCATCTGGCTCATG AGCCAGAGCGCTTACAACTTCATCTGGATCACTTCAGATCTAGTCTCCCTCGCCATAGTCATagggattttctgttttcagaa GTGGAGGATGAGCGGGATGCAGAACTATAACCCAGAGCAGATTATGCTGAGCGCTGTGGTGCGACGGTCCAGTCGGGAAGTCAACATCATGAAGGAGAAGCTAATATTCTCAG ATCTTAACAATGGGCTCAGCAGTACAGAGGAGCTTTCGCTGTATCCCGAGAATGGTTATGCGAGATACTCTCACGGCGGCCTCAGTCGCTGA
- the samsn1b gene encoding SAM domain-containing protein SAMSN-1b: MSSGDNKDLSRQKKVQNRKICIAPCQSSMLTRDNRVKELNSERTQTDLPAQSSETAADTTESRHTKRRLKKFQSLVQAKKGHQSGDGKGKNPSENKDHLEDVMSNNNPVLTCIGLGKRREKPSKTVPSPQRQQAKDHEDSEEEGIWCPRFGNHLWSPFECPQPWAPFYHTCHQPRHELWVCGGTLSLPRTTEWDRFESLIQELDNKQSNLPPPQMIRSITDLHLSQNTLTRFGRFDAFKQHSPLMKPQDNGSCLQEQNGDQIKSRLQGKQTDTPPQSDRRQGKASPKRALTVSINGGTQKNEASKREAGVGRPFTKGHRQCSNSLESLYSLNSGQSSSSGVTSGSDSSSNRGSLRLEDDLLYTRQFCGRARVHTDYVPSPYDTESLKLQVGDVIDIIAKPPMGIWTGMLNGRIGNFKFIYVDVLTEESAGTHEETKTHKVRHKSAIQEVLKRLSLEEYSTSLQLNGYQTVDDLMRLKEHHLMELNVTDPEHRHRLLAAVDSLQQLRCDQLENEASQEAEAPGKNMKADMSNCSRDSGCPDNSTDDTDLHFPSEQPLPAEMTAS, from the exons ATGTCATCTGGTGACAACAAGGACTTATCTCGTCAAAAGAAAGTCCAGAACAGAA AGATCTGTATAGCTCCCTGTCAGAGCAGCATGCTGACAAGAGACAACAGAGTGAAGGAGCTGAACTCGGAGAGGACACAGACAGATCTACCAGCTCAG AGCAGTGAAACTGCAGCTGACACAACAGAATCAAGACACACCAAAAGAAGACTAAAGAAGTTCCAGAGTCTGGTGCAAGCAAAGAAGGGACATCAGAGTGGAGATGGAAAAGGGAAGAACCCATCCGAGAATAAAG ATCATTTGGAAGATGTAATGAGTAACAACAACCCAGTGCTAACCTGCATCGGCCtggggaagagaagagagaagccCTCTAAAACTGTTCCATCACCACAGCGGCAACAGGCCAAAGACCACGAGGATTCAGAGGAGGAAGGCATTTGGTGCCCAAGGTTTGGAAATCATCTGTGGAGCCCATTTGAGTGTCCACAGCCCTGGGCTCCCTTCTACCACACCTGCCACCAACCTCGCCATGAGCTATGGGTCTGCGGTGGCACCTTGTCACTGCCTCGGACCACAGAATGGGACCGTTTCGAGAGTTTGATACAGGAGCTGGACAACAAACAGTCTAATCTGCCACCCCCACAAATGATCCGCTCCATCACTGATCTGCACCTCTCACAAAACACA TTGACCAGATTTGGGAGATTTGACGCCTTCAAACAGCACTCGCCTTTAATGAAGCCACAGGATAATGGAAGCTGTCTG caggaGCAGAATGGTGATCAAATCAAGTCGAGGCTCCAGGGAAAGCAAACGGACACCCCACCACAGAGTGACAGGAGGCAGGGCAAGGCCTCACCAAAGAGAGCTCTGACAGTCAGCATC AATGGGGGCACACAGAAGAATGAAGCATCGAAGAGGGAGGCTGGAGTTGGGCGACCATTCACTAAAGGACACAGGCAGTGCAGTAACTCTCTGGAAAGTCTCTACAGCCTCAACAGCGGACAAAGCTCCTCAA GTGGAGTCACCAGTGGGTCAGACAGCTCCAGTAACAGAGGCAGTCTGAGGCTGGAGGACGATCTATTGTACACCAGACAGTTCTGTGGCAGAGCTAGAGTCCATACAGACTATGTGCCAAGTCCATATGATACAGAATCCCTTAAACTCCAG GTGGGAGATGTGATTGACATCATTGCTAAACCCCCCATGGGAATATGGACAGGCATGCTGAATGGCAGAATTGGAAATTTCAAGTTCATTTATGTGGATGTGCTAACAGAGGAGAGTGCTGGGACACACGAGgaaacaaaaacccacaaagtGAGACACAAATCAGCCATACAGGAAGTGTTAAAGCGCCTCAGTTTGGag GAGTATTCCACGTCTCTGCAGCTGAATGGTTACCAAACAGTAGATGACTTGATGAGGCTGAAGGAGCATCACCTGATGGAGCTGAATGTGACTGATCCAGAGCACAGGCATCGCCTGCTCGCCGCTGTCGACTCCCTGCAGCAACTGCGCTGTGA TCAGTTGGAGAATGAGGCCAGCCAGGAGGCCGAGGCCCCTGGCAAAAACATGAAGGCTGATATGAGCAACTGCTCAAGAGACTCCGGCTGCCCCGACAACAGTACAGACGACACAGACCTTCACTTTCCCTCTGAACAGCCTCTACCAGCTGAGATGACAGCTTCGTGA